Proteins from a genomic interval of Rhinoraja longicauda isolate Sanriku21f chromosome 16, sRhiLon1.1, whole genome shotgun sequence:
- the LOC144601286 gene encoding LOW QUALITY PROTEIN: heterogeneous nuclear ribonucleoprotein C-like (The sequence of the model RefSeq protein was modified relative to this genomic sequence to represent the inferred CDS: inserted 2 bases in 1 codon; deleted 1 base in 1 codon) translates to MNAEGYESLMAAKLMASNVTNKNDPRSLNSRVFIGNLNTAVVKKTDVEALFAKYGKIVGCSVHKGYAFVQYANERTARTAVAAEDGRIIAGQPLDINLAGEPKPNRPKSGQKRSASDMYGSSSDLDYDYYRTDFYDSAPPARQTEAYEIPSLTRMYPYPSRVPXPPPLPRPVTVAKRPRVTSPVPRRGKGNFNSKSGQKAASSGKPVKPNDLATIKKELTLIKTKVDSLLNSLDKIEKEQLTLAGPVRVLQRDQLQPRTLLLRLWGVGRGDVAEGTAEAAAAALEVDGTHKAMRDCWGKGEGQCPLSRHQDSP, encoded by the exons gggTACGAGAGCCTGATGGCGGCCAAACTGATGGCCAGTAACGTGACCAACAAGAACGACCCGCGCTCCCTCAACTCCCGCGTCTTCATCGGCAACCTCAACACCGCCGTGGTGAAAAAGACCGACGTGGAGGCGCTGTTTGCCAAGTACGGCAAGATCGTGGGCTGCTCAGTGCACAAGGGCTACGCCTTCGTGCAGTACGCCAACGAGCGGACAGCACGCACCGCCGTGGCGGCCGAGGACGGCAGGATCATCGCAGGGCAGCCGCTGG ACATCAACCTAGCCGGGGAGCCCAAACCCAACCGACCCAAGAGTGGCCAGAAGAGATCTGCCTCTGACATGTACGG ATCGTCGTCCGACCTGGACTACGATTACTACAGGACTGACTTTTACGACAG cGCACCCCCCGCCCGGCAAACAGAAGCCTACGAGATCCCATCACTCACCCG GATGTACCCCTACCCCAGCCGggtacc cccccctcccctgccccggcCCGTCACCGTAGCCAAGCGCCCCAGAGTCACT TCCCCTGTGCCCAGGAGAGGGAAGGGCAACTTCAACAGCAAGTCCGGGCAGAAGGCAGCATCGTCGGGGAAACCAG TGAAACCCAACGACCTGGCCACCATCAAAAAGGAACTGACGCTCATCAAGACCAAAGTGGACTCACTGCTCAACAGCCTGGACAAGATCGAGAAGGAGCAGCTCACCCTGGCAG GACCCGTCCGCGTTCTGCAGCGCGATCAGCTTCAGCCACGGACGCTCCTCCTCCGTCTCTGGGGCGTTGGAAGAGGAGATGTCGCCGAAGGCACTGCcgaagccgccgccgccgccttgGAGGTGGATGGGACCCATAAGGCAATGAGGGACTgctggggaaagggagagggtcaGTGTCCACTGTCCCGTCACCAGGACAGCCCCTGA